One window of the Chryseobacterium sp. CY350 genome contains the following:
- a CDS encoding TlpA family protein disulfide reductase codes for MKKLVVYIVILAALGIIFLVPGIRNSLKELFFPVATVESAVHIEADDYDVDLQGINVPSTNMKNFRNKPVFLNFWGTWCPPCRKEWPSIQRLYDRRKDHIDFVLIAMKDEEAAVRKFMKENNYTVPVYIAQSPISEKILPKAFPTTFLLDENGRILIKEDAATDWDSESIHQFIDNILK; via the coding sequence ATGAAAAAATTAGTAGTATACATCGTTATTCTGGCGGCTCTGGGTATCATTTTTCTTGTTCCGGGAATCAGAAATTCTCTGAAAGAATTATTCTTTCCGGTTGCAACGGTCGAAAGTGCTGTACATATTGAGGCAGACGATTACGACGTCGATTTGCAGGGAATCAATGTACCAAGTACCAACATGAAAAACTTTAGAAACAAGCCTGTTTTTCTGAATTTTTGGGGAACATGGTGTCCGCCTTGCAGAAAAGAATGGCCGTCAATTCAAAGATTGTATGACAGGAGAAAAGATCATATCGATTTCGTTTTAATAGCGATGAAAGATGAAGAAGCCGCTGTAAGAAAATTCATGAAAGAAAACAATTATACCGTTCCTGTTTATATCGCTCAAAGTCCTATCTCAGAGAAGATTCTTCCAAAAGCATTTCCCACAACGTTCCTTTTGGATGAAAATGGAAGAATTCTCATCAAAGAAGATGCTGCAACCGACTGGGATTCAGAATCTATCCACCAGTTTATTGATAATATATTAAAGTAA
- a CDS encoding YkvA family protein, which yields MKYSKLNLAKQAISHKGFVKKIPDIFRMVKMWKRGEYPVKSINIILPLVGLLYVLSPIDVIPDFIIVAGVLDDLAVLSLAIPKLIREVDKFLLWEAERKYGTEGAKIIDAEIIG from the coding sequence ATGAAATATTCTAAATTAAATTTAGCTAAACAAGCTATCAGTCACAAAGGCTTCGTAAAAAAAATACCAGATATTTTCAGAATGGTGAAGATGTGGAAGAGAGGAGAATATCCCGTAAAATCTATCAATATTATTTTGCCATTGGTGGGTCTTCTGTACGTACTTTCTCCTATAGACGTCATACCAGATTTCATCATCGTTGCTGGAGTTTTAGATGATTTGGCAGTCTTGTCTTTAGCGATACCAAAGCTAATCAGAGAGGTAGATAAGTTTCTACTTTGGGAGGCAGAGAGGAAATATGGAACTGAAGGCGCAAAAATTATTGACGCAGAAATTATTGGCTAA
- the pyrF gene encoding orotidine-5'-phosphate decarboxylase: protein MESKKEFFLECYKLGIIKFGRFTLKSGIESPFYVDLRPLASDPKILKNLANYLLEMLPLDNFDLICGVPYAALPMATAMSLESYIPLIIKRKEAKNYGTKKLIEGIYQKGQNCLLVEDVITSGKSLIETIAEVEQEDLKVADIVVVLDREQGGKQLLESKGYRVHTLFNISEVCTILQEKGELSDDEVRRIQDFLAGNHIQFEEKTRLSYQEKFEASQHSVSKKLLEIALAKESNLIASADVTTTQELLELAENVGPHVIALKTHIDIISDFDYQNTIVPLKEIAARHQFLLMEDRKFADIGNTQELQFTSGVFKITDWADFVTSQVIGGFESLDCFKNVGVVAIIGMSSKGTLTTNSYREEALKVALSHPNVIGGVSQNVLPEEMLLFTPGVNLADSGDGKGQQYNTPDHVFKTLHTDFIIVGRGIYKSENPAEAAINYKNEGWKAYLNSLEKNTIQQ, encoded by the coding sequence ATGGAAAGTAAAAAAGAATTCTTTTTGGAGTGCTACAAACTCGGCATCATCAAATTTGGGAGATTTACCTTAAAAAGCGGAATTGAAAGCCCATTTTATGTAGATTTAAGACCGTTGGCTTCAGATCCTAAAATTTTGAAAAATCTAGCTAATTATTTATTGGAAATGCTTCCACTGGATAATTTTGATTTGATCTGCGGAGTCCCTTATGCTGCACTTCCCATGGCGACCGCGATGTCTCTGGAAAGCTATATTCCATTAATCATTAAGAGAAAAGAAGCTAAAAATTACGGAACAAAAAAACTGATCGAAGGAATTTATCAGAAAGGACAAAACTGTCTTTTGGTAGAAGATGTCATCACATCAGGAAAATCTTTAATCGAAACTATTGCCGAAGTTGAGCAGGAAGATCTGAAAGTTGCTGATATTGTAGTTGTTTTAGACCGGGAACAAGGCGGAAAACAACTTTTGGAAAGCAAAGGTTACAGAGTTCATACGCTTTTCAATATTTCAGAAGTTTGTACAATTTTACAGGAAAAAGGTGAACTTTCTGATGATGAAGTAAGAAGAATTCAGGATTTTCTTGCAGGAAATCATATTCAGTTTGAAGAAAAAACGAGACTTTCTTATCAGGAAAAATTTGAAGCTTCACAACATTCAGTTTCAAAAAAATTATTAGAAATCGCTTTAGCAAAAGAATCAAATCTTATTGCTTCAGCTGATGTTACTACAACCCAGGAACTTCTTGAACTGGCAGAAAATGTTGGCCCACATGTGATTGCTTTAAAAACTCACATTGACATTATTTCTGATTTTGATTATCAAAATACAATTGTTCCGTTAAAAGAGATTGCAGCAAGACACCAATTTTTATTGATGGAAGACAGAAAATTTGCAGATATCGGAAATACTCAGGAGCTTCAGTTTACGAGCGGAGTTTTCAAAATAACAGATTGGGCAGATTTCGTAACCTCACAGGTTATTGGTGGTTTTGAATCTTTAGACTGCTTCAAAAATGTAGGTGTTGTGGCAATTATCGGGATGTCTTCAAAGGGAACTTTAACGACAAACAGCTATCGAGAAGAAGCTTTGAAAGTCGCTTTATCGCATCCAAATGTTATTGGCGGAGTTTCTCAAAATGTGCTTCCTGAAGAAATGTTGCTTTTTACTCCGGGCGTAAATTTAGCAGATTCAGGAGACGGAAAAGGTCAACAATACAATACTCCGGATCATGTTTTTAAAACTCTTCACACAGATTTTATCATCGTAGGAAGAGGAATTTACAAGTCTGAAAATCCTGCAGAAGCTGCTATCAATTACAAAAATGAGGGTTGGAAAGCTTATTTAAATTCTTTAGAAAAAAACACAATTCAGCAGTAA
- a CDS encoding gluzincin family metallopeptidase, whose translation MKKFSICFILFWGIVQVSAQKDSIFIVAKISQDKKILDVDQEIIYHNQSGKALDSIKLLNWVAAYNKRGTSLVYRKLEDRNNSIHFAKSGLLGKTFDLKINSNEDQIVTKNNLSEENLYFVLNKALPVGESIKLHLQYQIQLPDKQFTGYGTSENTIALKYFFIVPDHFDPDNISSRNYQDIEESVNFNTNWTVNFDVPSDYFIEGNLQQAVKNSFSGYLDTDPEFIISQNQFQTIKVDSDDIETEIKFGYALSPQEIQNLEFFLPLQLKFIKEKIGYIPESLFISDKFRAKEDFFGNNDISFLKFRFKLFTDAEKIDQDYFGIITKKILDKSIITDKEDHHWFKNGLKSYLEIQYLKKFYGEAKLLGKLPETNILGIKPLKWFHASDVKLLDRYGLAYQYIMSQNLDQKIDEPFSALSNFNDMAISSFETGSLFSFSADKMGEDNFNDLLKKYITENRDQEINPEDFLKQLSQKEPSTDYLAEFLKQKNRVNFKLKKFKTKNDSLEIRIAKNTDDAIPVKLETQTRDGERKSYWIETEEKQKLKTVILPSENIYKITLNDDYIFPEANYRDNFLYTKGLFSNSKKIKFKLIKDIPNPEFNEIYLNPRIRFTNTYDKFLIGMNFKNQSLFDQKFLYSITPSFSTGTGKLTGSGAVEYSFLPAESMIQSLTFGISGSYFHYDYDLAYQKASIYSSIRFRKDPRSTVSRGASFSYNYFQRDLNAKMIAENDYKKYNLWTLGYGFSDNQMIHEKSFSISTQGMQDFNKITAEAFYRWEFAPRQKLSLRLFGGYFARNETRNNTFDYGISRVSDYSFSYNLLGQSATGGILSQQFVLADGGFKSFIPGTVNQWITSLNVDTSVWKIFHIYADGGIYKNKNNPTQFIWDSGVKVRVIPDFLEIYFPVQSSLGFEPGFKDYGKRIRYTLILNLSTIINAARRGWY comes from the coding sequence TTGAAAAAGTTTAGTATTTGTTTTATTTTGTTTTGGGGCATTGTACAGGTTTCTGCGCAAAAAGACAGCATTTTTATTGTTGCAAAAATATCTCAGGACAAAAAAATTCTTGACGTAGATCAGGAAATTATTTATCACAATCAATCCGGAAAAGCATTAGACAGCATTAAACTTCTTAATTGGGTCGCTGCCTACAACAAAAGAGGCACTTCTCTGGTTTACAGAAAGTTGGAAGACAGAAACAACAGTATCCACTTCGCCAAGTCCGGATTACTAGGCAAAACTTTTGATTTGAAGATCAATAGCAACGAAGATCAAATTGTTACAAAGAATAATTTATCGGAAGAGAATTTATACTTTGTTTTAAATAAAGCTTTACCGGTTGGTGAAAGCATAAAATTACATCTACAGTATCAGATTCAGCTTCCTGATAAGCAATTTACAGGATACGGAACTTCTGAAAATACGATCGCTTTAAAATATTTTTTTATTGTTCCGGATCATTTTGATCCGGACAATATTTCTTCAAGAAATTATCAGGACATTGAAGAATCTGTCAACTTTAATACAAACTGGACGGTCAATTTTGACGTTCCAAGTGATTATTTTATTGAAGGAAATCTTCAACAGGCTGTCAAAAACTCTTTCAGCGGTTATCTGGATACCGATCCCGAATTTATAATTTCTCAAAATCAGTTTCAGACCATAAAAGTAGATTCTGATGACATTGAAACTGAAATTAAATTTGGCTATGCCCTAAGTCCGCAGGAAATTCAAAATCTGGAATTTTTCCTTCCGCTTCAGCTAAAATTCATCAAAGAAAAAATTGGTTATATACCGGAAAGTCTTTTTATATCTGATAAATTCAGGGCTAAAGAAGATTTTTTTGGGAATAACGACATCAGTTTCTTGAAATTTAGATTTAAACTTTTTACTGATGCCGAAAAAATTGATCAGGATTATTTCGGAATCATCACAAAAAAAATTCTCGATAAAAGTATCATTACCGACAAAGAAGATCATCATTGGTTTAAGAACGGTTTAAAATCATATCTTGAAATTCAATATTTAAAGAAATTCTATGGCGAAGCCAAGCTTTTAGGAAAATTACCGGAAACGAATATTTTGGGAATTAAACCTCTGAAATGGTTTCATGCTTCAGATGTAAAACTTTTAGATCGCTATGGTTTAGCGTATCAGTATATAATGTCTCAGAATCTTGATCAGAAAATAGACGAGCCTTTTTCTGCTTTAAGCAATTTTAACGATATGGCGATCAGCAGCTTCGAAACAGGAAGTCTTTTCAGTTTTTCTGCTGATAAAATGGGTGAAGATAATTTCAATGATTTACTTAAAAAATACATTACTGAAAATAGAGATCAGGAAATTAACCCTGAAGATTTTCTAAAACAGCTTTCACAAAAAGAGCCTTCGACAGATTATTTAGCAGAATTTTTAAAACAAAAAAACAGAGTTAATTTTAAACTTAAAAAATTTAAAACTAAAAATGATTCTCTGGAAATCAGAATTGCAAAAAATACAGATGATGCAATTCCTGTAAAACTTGAAACACAAACCAGAGATGGCGAAAGGAAATCATACTGGATAGAAACCGAAGAAAAACAGAAATTGAAAACTGTAATTCTTCCTTCAGAAAATATTTATAAAATCACCTTAAATGATGATTACATTTTCCCTGAAGCCAATTACCGTGACAATTTTTTGTATACAAAAGGTCTATTTTCGAACTCAAAAAAAATTAAATTTAAACTGATCAAAGATATTCCTAATCCTGAGTTTAATGAAATTTATCTAAACCCAAGAATCAGATTCACCAACACCTACGACAAGTTTCTGATTGGAATGAATTTTAAAAACCAATCGCTTTTTGATCAGAAATTCCTCTACTCTATCACTCCGTCTTTCAGCACTGGAACAGGAAAACTGACGGGATCCGGAGCAGTGGAATATTCTTTTCTTCCGGCAGAAAGCATGATTCAAAGTCTGACCTTCGGAATTTCAGGATCATACTTTCACTATGATTATGACCTTGCCTATCAGAAAGCATCAATATATTCTTCTATAAGATTCCGAAAAGACCCACGAAGTACAGTGAGCCGCGGAGCCAGTTTTTCATATAACTATTTTCAGAGAGATCTGAATGCCAAAATGATCGCCGAAAACGATTATAAAAAATATAATCTTTGGACACTTGGTTATGGTTTTTCTGACAATCAGATGATTCATGAGAAAAGTTTCAGCATCAGCACCCAGGGAATGCAGGATTTTAATAAAATTACTGCAGAAGCTTTCTACAGATGGGAATTTGCGCCAAGACAAAAACTGAGTCTCAGATTATTTGGTGGATATTTTGCCAGAAATGAAACGAGAAATAACACGTTCGACTACGGAATTTCACGGGTTTCGGATTACTCTTTCTCATACAATCTTTTGGGACAGAGCGCAACCGGAGGAATTTTGTCTCAACAATTTGTTTTGGCAGACGGTGGTTTTAAATCTTTCATTCCGGGAACAGTAAATCAGTGGATTACGTCATTGAATGTCGATACAAGTGTCTGGAAAATTTTCCATATTTATGCAGACGGAGGAATTTATAAGAATAAAAATAACCCTACACAGTTCATCTGGGACAGCGGAGTGAAAGTGAGAGTAATTCCGGATTTTCTTGAAATTTATTTTCCTGTGCAATCTTCGTTAGGCTTTGAACCTGGTTTTAAAGATTATGGAAAAAGAATCCGTTATACTTTGATTCTTAATCTGAGCACAATTATTAATGCTGCGAGAAGAGGTTGGTACTAA
- a CDS encoding lamin tail domain-containing protein, which yields MKKVFTFIGLVSIAAFSNAQIVINEIYSGGGLLGAAITNDFIELKNIGSSTATLNGATIQYASASGAFTQYNNLPSITLGPGQTYLIQQGSDGLGGLINLLNPNLIVSVFLNLDGSPSVGVGVGLALTSGKVALASNATQVTGPTASNVLDFVGYGLANQYEGIGSAPSPTILNSITRTNGDTNNNNVDFTITLPTPQSSGTLAVSDVSNNSVKSQFIKNSFVKNEEITFGSDVKDVKIYSLSGRLVKTASVKGNTTLNIAELQKGNYIVTGVVNNQPVSQKILKD from the coding sequence ATGAAAAAAGTATTTACTTTTATCGGACTTGTTTCGATAGCTGCATTCTCTAATGCTCAGATTGTTATTAATGAAATCTATTCTGGAGGCGGACTTCTGGGTGCGGCAATTACCAATGATTTCATCGAACTGAAGAATATCGGTAGTTCTACCGCAACTCTTAATGGTGCTACCATTCAATATGCTTCTGCATCGGGTGCTTTTACTCAGTACAATAATCTACCAAGCATCACATTGGGACCTGGTCAGACGTATTTGATTCAACAAGGTTCTGACGGCTTGGGTGGACTGATTAATTTATTGAATCCCAATCTTATTGTAAGTGTTTTCTTAAATCTTGACGGCTCGCCAAGTGTTGGAGTAGGGGTTGGTCTCGCACTTACCTCCGGAAAAGTAGCCTTGGCCAGTAATGCAACCCAAGTTACCGGCCCTACTGCTTCCAACGTTTTAGATTTTGTAGGATATGGTCTTGCCAATCAGTACGAAGGCATAGGATCTGCGCCGTCACCAACAATTCTTAATTCTATTACGAGAACAAATGGCGACACCAACAACAATAATGTTGATTTTACCATCACATTGCCAACTCCTCAATCATCGGGCACATTAGCTGTTAGTGATGTATCAAACAATTCTGTAAAATCACAGTTTATTAAAAATTCATTTGTAAAGAATGAAGAGATTACATTTGGAAGCGATGTAAAAGACGTGAAAATCTACAGTCTGAGCGGTCGACTTGTAAAAACTGCCTCAGTAAAAGGAAATACAACTTTGAATATTGCTGAATTACAAAAAGGTAATTACATTGTAACTGGAGTTGTTAATAATCAACCTGTATCTCAAAAGATCTTAAAAGATTGA
- a CDS encoding T9SS type A sorting domain-containing protein has protein sequence MKKVYLLSCIVLSALSFAQVSIPSSGTAVTQNFDNLETTLPAGWNAVRDSGTGTIGQVLAPVVDNGSANSGAVYSVGAASAADRALGTIASGSTVPAFGAQFSNNTGSAITSVSISFTEEQWRTGSNATVNEVVSFAYSTNASSFTDASATWTPLASGNLTEILTSAIDNAPVDGNLAANQMAKSFTISGLNIPNSGSLWIKWTDANDPGSDCMLAVDNFSITAQAGSLAVSDLTKAKSNFIKNTFVKNDEITFGADVKDLRIYNLNGQVVKTASVKAGYDVNIAELSKGNYIVTGTVNNKPVSQKILKD, from the coding sequence ATGAAAAAAGTTTATCTTCTGTCTTGTATAGTACTTTCGGCATTGTCTTTTGCTCAGGTGAGCATTCCGTCATCAGGAACAGCGGTGACACAAAATTTTGATAATTTAGAAACAACATTACCTGCGGGATGGAATGCTGTAAGAGATTCAGGTACAGGAACTATAGGGCAGGTTCTGGCTCCGGTTGTTGATAATGGAAGTGCAAACTCGGGTGCTGTTTATAGCGTGGGTGCAGCTTCTGCCGCAGACAGAGCGTTGGGAACTATCGCTTCGGGTTCTACTGTACCTGCATTTGGTGCGCAGTTTTCTAATAATACAGGATCTGCTATAACTTCTGTTAGTATTTCGTTTACTGAAGAGCAATGGAGAACTGGCAGTAATGCAACCGTGAATGAAGTTGTAAGTTTTGCATACAGTACCAATGCTTCATCATTTACTGACGCATCAGCAACCTGGACGCCATTGGCTTCTGGAAATTTAACTGAAATTTTAACCAGTGCAATTGATAATGCGCCAGTAGATGGTAATTTGGCAGCTAATCAAATGGCTAAAAGTTTTACAATTTCAGGTCTGAATATTCCAAATAGTGGTTCATTATGGATTAAATGGACTGATGCAAATGATCCGGGAAGTGACTGCATGTTGGCGGTTGACAACTTCTCTATAACTGCGCAAGCTGGAAGCCTTGCAGTTTCTGATTTGACTAAAGCTAAATCAAACTTCATTAAGAATACTTTCGTTAAAAATGACGAAATCACTTTTGGAGCAGATGTGAAAGATCTTAGGATTTATAATTTAAACGGGCAGGTAGTAAAAACTGCTTCCGTGAAGGCTGGATATGATGTAAATATTGCAGAGCTTTCTAAAGGAAACTACATTGTGACAGGAACTGTAAACAATAAACCTGTTTCTCAGAAGATTTTAAAAGACTAA
- a CDS encoding helix-turn-helix domain-containing protein yields the protein MGVERNTYANWESETNDIKSEYLPKLSEIFNVEIKDLFEDKEKVSFVNNSTNSDHASGGQHGLIINITDKEAAEKLVMLVEKLLQKLDKE from the coding sequence TTGGGTGTTGAGCGAAACACCTATGCCAATTGGGAAAGTGAAACCAACGATATAAAGTCTGAATATCTGCCGAAACTTTCTGAAATCTTCAATGTAGAAATTAAAGACTTGTTTGAGGATAAAGAGAAAGTAAGTTTCGTTAACAACTCAACAAATAGCGATCATGCTTCAGGTGGACAACATGGATTGATAATTAACATTACTGATAAAGAAGCTGCTGAGAAATTAGTAATGCTGGTCGAAAAGTTACTACAAAAATTAGATAAAGAATAG
- a CDS encoding class I SAM-dependent methyltransferase, with translation MEVTKYSGELIPKQDKNWQGRPEWFFNREHTDTYELWYEGRYKRAEIWQKKVMEQLVSKDQRVKTLLEFGCGTTRFTRWWKNIGIEATGGDISPLMLSQAVHLFDGDLVMADSHFMPFKDHTFDSLAFITTFEYYKDPVKVIREAARVAKYGIAMGMMNRNSPKVARRRVQQLFGKNPFYVTATFYTPKMLTEIIEKALVGRKYTIEWTCTGLPKWFPVQQWNVPIGDFFGLYIKLNDVE, from the coding sequence ATGGAAGTAACAAAGTATTCCGGAGAACTGATCCCAAAACAAGACAAGAACTGGCAAGGAAGACCCGAATGGTTTTTCAACCGAGAACATACCGACACCTACGAATTGTGGTATGAAGGCCGGTACAAACGCGCCGAAATCTGGCAGAAAAAAGTAATGGAACAGCTCGTTTCCAAAGATCAAAGAGTAAAAACGCTTTTAGAATTCGGTTGTGGCACTACCCGATTTACCCGTTGGTGGAAAAACATCGGGATAGAAGCCACCGGAGGAGATATTTCGCCTTTGATGTTATCGCAGGCCGTACATCTTTTCGATGGCGATCTGGTGATGGCAGATTCTCATTTTATGCCTTTTAAAGATCATACTTTCGATTCACTGGCATTCATCACAACATTTGAATATTATAAAGATCCTGTGAAAGTAATTCGAGAGGCAGCCCGTGTCGCCAAATACGGAATTGCAATGGGTATGATGAATAGAAATTCTCCTAAAGTTGCCCGAAGACGAGTGCAGCAGTTGTTCGGGAAAAATCCTTTTTATGTGACGGCAACGTTTTATACTCCAAAAATGCTGACGGAAATTATCGAAAAAGCTTTGGTAGGAAGAAAATATACGATTGAATGGACGTGTACCGGACTTCCAAAATGGTTTCCCGTACAGCAATGGAATGTGCCGATTGGAGATTTCTTCGGACTTTATATTAAACTAAATGATGTGGAATGA
- a CDS encoding AIR synthase family protein codes for MSDTLGKINHSEFEDFLKHRCGKERDEVRIGPEFGVDVSVVDLHGGKAMALTSDPLSLIPSLGLEESAWLSVHLMANDMATTGFAPMFGQFVLNLPAQLSKNDFEIYWNYIHKFCKEIGVSITGGHTGFIEGQNSTIAGGGTFITIAPKEEILVSKYARPGDSILVTKTSALSSAAILAMNFPETVKNKVGKEFYYSASASFFETSSLKDALIAFQIENSGVSAMHDVTEGGVLGAIYELAIASGNGAEVFNEKLPIGEVQSAVCNFFSLDPRYCIGAGSMIITCKKEKATEIISRLETNHILCTEVGTITEKSNGIKLIENEKESDLTYFDEDPYWKAFFNAYKNGWK; via the coding sequence ATGAGTGACACTTTAGGGAAAATAAATCATTCCGAATTTGAAGATTTCCTCAAACATCGATGTGGAAAAGAGCGTGACGAAGTACGGATAGGTCCTGAGTTTGGTGTAGATGTTTCCGTTGTTGATCTGCATGGCGGAAAAGCAATGGCGTTAACGAGCGATCCTCTTTCTTTGATTCCGTCTTTAGGTTTGGAAGAATCTGCCTGGCTGTCGGTTCATCTGATGGCAAATGATATGGCAACTACAGGTTTTGCACCGATGTTCGGGCAATTTGTTTTAAACCTTCCTGCACAGCTTTCTAAAAATGATTTTGAAATTTATTGGAATTACATTCACAAGTTCTGTAAAGAAATCGGTGTAAGCATCACGGGCGGACATACCGGATTTATTGAAGGACAGAATTCTACCATCGCAGGTGGCGGAACTTTCATCACGATTGCTCCGAAAGAGGAAATTTTAGTTTCAAAATATGCAAGACCCGGCGATTCAATTTTAGTAACCAAAACAAGTGCACTTTCATCGGCAGCCATTTTAGCGATGAACTTTCCTGAGACGGTTAAAAATAAGGTCGGAAAAGAATTTTACTATTCAGCCTCTGCTTCATTTTTTGAAACCTCATCATTAAAAGATGCTTTAATTGCTTTTCAAATTGAAAACTCCGGAGTATCTGCAATGCATGATGTGACGGAAGGTGGTGTTTTGGGAGCGATTTATGAATTGGCCATCGCATCAGGAAATGGTGCCGAAGTTTTTAATGAAAAGCTTCCGATTGGAGAAGTGCAATCGGCGGTTTGTAATTTTTTTTCTTTAGATCCGAGATATTGTATTGGTGCAGGTTCCATGATTATTACCTGTAAAAAAGAGAAAGCTACGGAAATTATCTCAAGATTGGAAACGAATCATATTCTCTGTACAGAAGTGGGAACGATTACAGAAAAATCTAATGGAATTAAACTGATTGAGAACGAAAAAGAAAGTGATTTAACGTATTTCGATGAAGATCCTTATTGGAAGGCTTTCTTTAACGCTTATAAAAACGGCTGGAAATAA
- a CDS encoding thiamine phosphate synthase, with protein MKKQTVQSGIYLIIDPSMDEEILFSKLDLIVKEKIAAIQIWDNFKDNQNIEELLLKIYKKTSLHNIPLIINNRWEYLNKIPLDGIHFDEIPENLYEIKKEINRNFIVGITCNNELLTIEYAERYHFDYISFCSMFPSKTANSCELVNFETVQQAKSIFSGKIFLAGGIDLDNIKNLSELNYDGIAVVSGIMSAENPSETIKNYHQKIKK; from the coding sequence ATGAAAAAGCAAACCGTACAATCGGGAATTTATTTAATTATCGATCCTTCGATGGATGAGGAAATTCTTTTTTCAAAATTAGATTTAATTGTAAAAGAAAAGATAGCAGCTATTCAGATTTGGGATAATTTTAAAGACAATCAGAATATTGAAGAACTGCTTTTAAAAATTTATAAAAAAACTTCTTTACATAACATTCCGTTGATTATCAATAACCGCTGGGAATATTTAAATAAAATTCCTTTGGATGGAATTCATTTCGATGAAATTCCTGAAAATTTGTATGAAATTAAAAAAGAAATCAATCGCAATTTCATTGTAGGAATTACCTGCAATAACGAACTTTTAACGATTGAATATGCTGAAAGATATCATTTCGATTACATTTCTTTCTGCTCGATGTTTCCCTCAAAAACAGCCAACAGTTGTGAATTAGTCAACTTTGAAACTGTTCAGCAAGCGAAAAGTATTTTTAGTGGAAAAATCTTTTTAGCCGGAGGAATTGATTTAGATAACATTAAAAATTTAAGTGAATTAAATTATGACGGAATCGCTGTGGTCTCAGGAATTATGAGTGCAGAAAATCCTTCAGAAACTATTAAAAATTATCATCAAAAAATTAAAAAGTAA
- a CDS encoding Trm112 family protein, with translation MRIKTIEKLCCPFDKSDLNLTIISQDETENIMEGLLICDNCKRVYPIISGIPIMSPDEYREFKLEQPVLERWEKNLEGKKVENFRLIS, from the coding sequence ATGAGAATAAAAACCATAGAAAAATTATGCTGTCCGTTTGACAAATCAGATTTAAATTTAACCATCATTTCGCAGGATGAAACTGAAAATATTATGGAAGGTTTACTCATCTGCGACAACTGCAAAAGAGTCTACCCGATCATCAGCGGAATTCCCATCATGTCTCCCGACGAATACCGAGAATTTAAACTGGAACAACCTGTTTTAGAACGTTGGGAAAAGAATCTGGAAGGTAAAAAAGTTGAGAATTTCAGGCTGATTTCGTAG